One part of the Megachile rotundata isolate GNS110a chromosome 16, iyMegRotu1, whole genome shotgun sequence genome encodes these proteins:
- the LOC100874790 gene encoding aminopeptidase N-like, giving the protein MLAIAIFVLISGTAALPVQNGDSEAKNETEIDYRLPNTTVPIHYNLKIIPDIDGDSGFEGEISIKFKVLDPTSNIVLHMMELEVDENATRVVLENGGVIVPEVHEHDNETQKLTIGLGTVLKEGVYWLNMKFLGDIRDDLFGCFKSSYEDEEGNTVWVVATQFEATYARYAFPCWDEPALKATYNISIKHYDNYTAMSNMPAREKSYDETDGKVWTHFERTPIMSSYLVAFVIADYENVSNSDGSINIVGRRELIPYFKFALEIAEKAARELEQYTNSTVRVPKMDHVALPQHATGAMENWGLITYPERNLAFNEEEDSFDRKYSIATTVVHELAHQWFGNVVSPKSWSHIWLNEGFASYFQQYIVDKILKEWRNMDYFIARTLQFSLTMDIEWNANPIDTVLESPDQIESAFSISVYNKAPSILHMLANIVTPEVFRRGLIGYLDKHEFDSADPDCLWGALQTALDNSDVPHNDYNLREVMNTWIKQKRYPLVTVERNYSTGDVTFEQEDYVFVHVHENEPNNLLKDNNETYQWWVPITYTTGSNLNFEDTRTMNWLRPDEVLTVEGIDPEDWIIVNKKQSGYYRVNYDETNWRKIARYLRSENFTNIHVLTRAQIMSDITDLVMFNRVERSVFLDLVLYMKQEEDFPPWSHLLYLTENYKLALQYPSAKPIKAFMLSIMENLIKNIGYEDDPKDTLFTVLMRAEVLEAACLLGHDECIKMAADKMADFLDDPNKYKKSAHLSSWMYDNAGRRANESLWYKMLEMCERNNSVEMLAALSYTENVKLFKVYLNLSISDNTTLSDKYKAAIIRFAFRNPLFLDDTINFCLRHWEKLKESVKGIFYNIDFPLNEERTEKMTKLCERSPHCNMEKFMTNLPDDDEIVERELDKWSTAIKNMG; this is encoded by the exons aTGCTTGCAATCGCAATTTTCGTGCTCATAAGCGGCACAGCAGCATTACCAGTGCAAAATGGCGACTCAGAAGCTAAAAACGAAACAGAAATTGACTATCGTTTGCCAAACACCACAGTGCCGATACActataacctcaaaataataCCAGACATCGATGGAGATTCTGGATTCGAAGGAGAAATTagtataaaattcaaagttctcGATCCAACATCGAATATCGTTTTACATATGATGGAGTTAGAGGTGGATGAGAATGCGACGCGAGTAGTTTTAGAAAATGGCGGTGTGATTGTGCCAGAAGTGCACGAGCACGATAATGAGACGCAGAAATTGACTATTGGTCTTGGTACGGTTCTGAAAGAAGGGGTTTATTGGTTGAACATGAAATTCTTGGGAGATATTAGAGACGATTTATTTGGATGTTTTAAAAGCTCTTATGAAGACGAGGAAGGGAATACAGT ATGGGTCGTCGCCACTCAATTCGAAGCAACCTACGCTCGCTACGCGTTCCCTTGCTGGGACGAGCCTGCTTTAAAAGCGACCTACAATATTTCCATCAAACATTACGATAATTACACAGCGATGTCAAACATGCCTGCACGAGAGAAATCGTACGACGAAACCGATGGAAAAGTGTGGACGCATTTTGAGAGGACACCTATTATGTCCAGCTATCTGGTAGCCTTCGTAATAGCCGATTATGAGAACGTCTCGAATTCTGATGGTTCAATTAATATCGTGGGCAGAAGAGAGTTGATTCCATATTTTAAGTTTGCTCTTGAAATCGCGGAGAAAGCAGCGAGGGAGTTGGAACAGTACACGAATAGCACTGTTCGAGTGCCCAAGATGGACCATGTGGCTCTTCCTCAGCATGCGACTGGTGCTATGGAGAACTGGGGACTTATTACATATCC AGAAAGGAATCTCGCCTTCAACGAAGAAGAAGACTCCTTCGACAGGAAGTACTCGATCGCAACAACAGTAGTCCACGAACTAGCGCACCAGTGGTTCGGTAACGTGGTCAGCCCAAAATCGTGGTCCCACATTTGGCTGAACGAAGGTTTCGCTTCGTACTTTCAGCAATACATCGTAGACAAG attttgaaAGAGTGGAGGAACATGGACTATTTCATAGCTAGAACCTTGCAATTTTCTCTGACCATGGATATTGAATGGAATGCAAATCCAATTGACACGGTTTTGGAGTCGCCTGATCAGATCGAGTCGGCCTTTTCGATTTCTGTTTATAACAAAG CTCCCTCTATATTGCATATGCTGGCCAACATCGTCACTCCAGAGGTCTTCCGCAGGGGCCTCATCGGCTACTTAGACAAACA CGAATTCGACTCTGCAGATCCCGACTGCCTCTGGGGAGCCCTGCAGACTGCCCTGGACAACTCAGACGTGCCCCACAATGACTATAACCTGAGAGAAGTCATGAACACCTGGATCAAACAGAAAAGATATCCTCTGGTGACCGTCGAACGTAATTATTCAACCGGTGACGTGACATTCGAGCAAGAAGATTATGTGTTCGTACATGTACATGAGAACGAGCCCAATAACCTTCTCAAGGACAATAACGAAACTTATCAATGGTGGGTGCCGATCACTTATACGACAGGGTCGAATCTGAATTTTGAGGACACTAGGACGATGAACTGGTTGAGACCGGATGAAGTTTTGACTGTGGAGGGAATCGACCCGGAGGATTGGATTATAGTTAACAAGAAACAAAGTG GCTACTATCGTGTGAATTACGACGAGACTAACTGGAGGAAGATCGCCAGGTACCTGCGTTCCGAAAACTTCACAAACATACATGTCCTCACCCGTGCCCAAATCATGAGCGACATCACAGACTTGGTAATGTTCAACCGCGTCGAACGATCAGTGTTCCTAGATTTAGTTCTTTATATGAAACAAGAAGAAGATTTCCCACCGTGGTCCCACCTGTTGTACCTAACAGAGAATTACAAACTCGCGTTACAGTATCCCTCGGCTAAACCAATCAAG GCTTTTATGTTGAGCATTATGGagaatttgattaaaaatattggTTACGAGGATGATCCTAAGGATACTTTGTTTACGGTGTTGATGAGAGCAGAAGTGTTGGAGGCTGCTTGTTTACTTGGACACGACGAGTGCATCAAAATGGCGGCTGATAAAATGGCGGACTTCTTGGATGATCCGAATAAGTACAA AAAATCAGCGCACTTGTCAAGCTGGATGTACGACAATGCTGGTCGGAGGGCGAACGAGTCGCTGTGGTATAAGATGTTGGAAATGTGCGAAAGAAATAATTCAGTGGAAATGTTAGCTGCGTTGAGTTATACAGAGAACGTAAAACTTTTTAAAGTGTACTTAAACTTGTCAATATCAGATAATACCACCCTATCGGATAAATACAAGGCGGCCATAATCAGATTTGCATTTAGGAATCCCCTTTTTCTAGATGATACCATTAATTTTTGTCTTCGGCATtgggaaaaattgaaagaaag TGTAAAAGGCATTTTTTATAACATTGATTTTCCCTTGAACGAAGAACGAACCGAGAAG ATGACAAAATTATGCGAGAGAAGTCCTCATTGCAACATGGAAAAATTTATGACGAATTTGCCAGACGATGACGAGATTGTCGAACGTGAACTTGATAAATGGTCGACAGCTATAAAGAATATGGGATAA